Below is a window of Congzhengia minquanensis DNA.
TAAATTTCGTATTCAATATTGACTTTTTTTCGATATTCCGCCGGCGACATGCCGGTTTTTTCCCGAAATTTTTTATAAAACAGCGTTTTGTTGGTATATCCCACGCCCAGGCTGATTTCCTCCACGCTTTTGTGGGAATGGAGCAGCAGGCCGCAGGCCCGCTTGATTCTGTTTTCGTGAATAAATTCTGTGATGGTCATGCCGCTGTAGGCCTTAAACATTCTGCAGAAATAGGAGGGATTGTAAAAACATTGCTCCGACAGCTCGGTTAAAGACAGCTTTTGGGTGCAGTTCTCTTCAATATATTGAATTAAGTCTCCAATTTTATTTCTCGTGTCTCCCGGCTGCACCCCGCCAAACGCCGCCATTTTCCGAAACACGTAGGTTAACAGTATCATCAGGTAAGACTGAAGCACCGTTCCCGTTCCGTTTTCCTTGTGTTCATATTCCCGCAGCATGGCGAACAAACAGGATTCAACC
It encodes the following:
- a CDS encoding AraC family transcriptional regulator, with amino-acid sequence MHHYTENHVFCENENIAVVFHPAHNEEIHIHDFVELVYIAGGRGHQYIDGKKYSVMRGDMLFINLNHTHAFTTDKGMEYYNIYLKPGFISSELINADNAMQMLTLTAFEDFRETVGEESPVVRFSGGEMAEVESCLFAMLREYEHKENGTGTVLQSYLMILLTYVFRKMAAFGGVQPGDTRNKIGDLIQYIEENCTQKLSLTELSEQCFYNPSYFCRMFKAYSGMTITEFIHENRIKRACGLLLHSHKSVEEISLGVGYTNKTLFYKKFREKTGMSPAEYRKKVNIEYEI